A single window of Paroedura picta isolate Pp20150507F chromosome 8, Ppicta_v3.0, whole genome shotgun sequence DNA harbors:
- the TRIM42 gene encoding tripartite motif-containing protein 42 isoform X2, with the protein MTGVACQCCLTCPCCPGCHCLPCCPCCPCCPCCTAFDSPGYHDRYAEDECCLCWRFLCTDERNCDCCFCPHDEDRPCQCFHCSCSENPNFRCCCCSCANNPHCKCCCCTRENTECQCYESRCCTYVPNPYRTRHRDESVYPRKRTRSNVSVITLEKDASGHAFIDQLTCPQCKELFLHPFMLPCNHCLCERCIKSSQERAEVIENFFIITCPICSKAHCLPFANKIQLRMNYLRARLARRYMRRYGFLRWRFDKSKIPIYCQVCIERRHAVKRCVTCQLNYCNVCLPAYHQDVSTQNHIFTKVSHEVWEEKNCLLHPDSLVSRYCLDDHELVCDYCKEAWHNDHEVVGLPVACSKQSAALFSTIAKFKKVRYVLDNDLMEILVLKNNFKSYKEAKRKEIRDGFFKLRNILYEREKEMMEAVENLEYQKQNKIIEYTEYTTKRIAQMDSLMQYSKEALKESSQIAFLQSSNGLINEIEDILENVYQPSPCLKEDPIKHLKVNFEELSETFQTLFPSIRRRMAADKSTKRPYPCSSDIMIPRYVSSAHVQKSLTPTRSQSLSTLTSLSEENPVEAERPKSLPPPNFRDRGLYAFWDASLDSSKNERNYQTHSAYFGPESLEESTTVPGIVIIYQTLVYPTAAKIYWTCPTEDVESFEIAYYIVLETAADNLVRTKLIEVITGVGQQNLEIRNLTPNTEYIFKVRAVNAQGPGQWSDVCKVTTQDARGKAKGRWGLLRHIQSAFRK; encoded by the exons ATGACTGGTGTGGCGTGTCAATGCTGCCTGACATGTCCATGCTGCCCAGGCTGTCATTGTTTGCCCTGCTGCCCTTGCTGTCCttgctgtccttgctgcacagccTTTGACTCACCAGGATATCATGACAGATATGCAGAAGATGAATGCTGTTTGTGTTGGCGTTTCCTGTGTACTGATGAGCGGAACTGTGACTGTTGCTTCTGCCCGCATGATGAAGATCGACCTTGCCAGTGCTTTCACTGCTCATGCTCAGAGAACCCCAAtttccgctgctgctgctgctcttgtgCTAATAACCCCCACTGCAAGTGCTGTTGCTGTACACGGGAGAATACAGAATGCCAGTGCTATGAAAGCAGGTGTTGCACATATGTTCCTAATCCTTACAGGACTCGACACAGAGATGA ATCCGTATATCccagaaaaagaacaagaagcaACGTATCTGTCATTACTCTGGAGAAGGATGCATCGGGACATGCTTTTATTGACCAGTTGACTTGCCCTCAGTGTAAAGAGCTGTTTCTCCATCCATTTATGTTGCCATGTAATCACTGCCTTTGTGAGAGGTGCATCAAGAGCAGCCAGGAACGCGCTGAGGTCATTGAAAACTTCTTTATCATCACCTGCCCAATCTGCAGCAAGGCACACTGCCTCCCATTTGCTAATAAAATACAGCTGAGGATGAATTACTTAAGAGCCAGACTGGCTAGGAGATACATGCGACGGTATGGTTTCCTAAGATGGAGATTTGACAAAAGCAAAATACCAATCTATTGCCAAGTTTGCATTGAGCGGCGACATGCTGTCAAAAGATGTGTGACGTGTCAACTGAATTACTGTAATGTTTGCTTGCCAGCATACCATCAGGACGTCTCCACTCAAAATCATATCTTTACCAAAGTCAGCCATGAAGTATGggaagaaaaaaactgtttgcTCCACCCTGATTCATTGGTCTCCAGATACTGCCTTGACGACCATGAACTAGTGTGTGACTATTGCAAGGAAGCATGGCACAATGATCACGAAGTAGTTGGATTGCCAGTGGCATGCTCGAAACAATCCGCTGCATTATTCAGTACTATTGCAAAGTTCAAAAAAG TCCGCTATGTACTAGATAATGATCTCATGGAAATCCTtgtattaaaaaacaattttaagtcctacaaagaagcaaaaagaaaggagatcagggatggtttcttcaagTTACGGAACATACTTTATGAACGAGAGAAAGAGATGATGGAAGCAGTAGAAAACCTTGAGTatcaaaaacagaataaaattataGAATATACAGAATACACAACCAAAAGAATTGCCCAGATGGACAGCCTCATGCAGTATTCCAAGGAAGCTTTGAAGGAAAGCAGCCAAATAGCATTTCTGCAGTCTTCAAATGGCTTGATAAATGAAATAGAAGATATACTTGAAAATGTTTATCAACCGAGCCCATGTCTCAAAGAAGATCCTATTAAACATCTTAAAGTTAACTTTGAAGAACTTTCAGAAACATTTCAAACTCTTTTCCCATCAATTAGAAGGAGAATGGCAGCTGATAAATCAACCAAACGCCCTTACCCTTGCTCTTCTGACATAATGATTCCCAGGTATGTTTCCAGCGCACATGTTCAGAAGTCATTAACACCAACACGAAGTCAGTCTTTATCAACACTAACTTCACTGAGTGAGGAGAACCCAGTGGAAGCTGAAAGACCCAAATCATTGCCTCCTCCTAATTTTAGAGATCGTGGATTATATGCTTTTTGGGATGCATCTTTAGATAGttcaaaaaatgaaagaaactaCCAAACCCACAGTGCATACTTTGGACCAGAATCACTTGAGGAATCAACTACAGTCCCTGGCATTGTTATTATTTATCAAACACTTGTATACCCAACTGCTGCCAAG ATTTACTGGACATGTCCTACAGAAGACGTAGAAAGCTTTGAGATTGCTTATTATATAGTGCTTGAAACAGCAGCTGACAATCTAGTCCGGACCAAGCTAATCGAAGTAATAACAGGGGTTGGACAACAGAATCTGGAGATCCGTAATCTGACACCTAATACAGAATATATCTTTAAAGTTCGGGCTGTCAATGCTCAAGGACCAGGCCAATGGAGTGATGTTTGTAAG GTGACGACACAAGATGCACGAGGAAAAGCCAAAGGCAGATGGGGTTTGCTGCGACATATTCAGTCTGCTTTCCGCAAATAA
- the TRIM42 gene encoding tripartite motif-containing protein 42 isoform X1 has translation MTGVACQCCLTCPCCPGCHCLPCCPCCPCCPCCTAFDSPGYHDRYAEDECCLCWRFLCTDERNCDCCFCPHDEDRPCQCFHCSCSENPNFRCCCCSCANNPHCKCCCCTRENTECQCYESRCCTYVPNPYRTRHRDESVYPRKRTRSNVSVITLEKDASGHAFIDQLTCPQCKELFLHPFMLPCNHCLCERCIKSSQERAEVIENFFIITCPICSKAHCLPFANKIQLRMNYLRARLARRYMRRYGFLRWRFDKSKIPIYCQVCIERRHAVKRCVTCQLNYCNVCLPAYHQDVSTQNHIFTKVSHEVWEEKNCLLHPDSLVSRYCLDDHELVCDYCKEAWHNDHEVVGLPVACSKQSAALFSTIAKFKKGSCLYFILLFLLDLYLVRYVLDNDLMEILVLKNNFKSYKEAKRKEIRDGFFKLRNILYEREKEMMEAVENLEYQKQNKIIEYTEYTTKRIAQMDSLMQYSKEALKESSQIAFLQSSNGLINEIEDILENVYQPSPCLKEDPIKHLKVNFEELSETFQTLFPSIRRRMAADKSTKRPYPCSSDIMIPRYVSSAHVQKSLTPTRSQSLSTLTSLSEENPVEAERPKSLPPPNFRDRGLYAFWDASLDSSKNERNYQTHSAYFGPESLEESTTVPGIVIIYQTLVYPTAAKIYWTCPTEDVESFEIAYYIVLETAADNLVRTKLIEVITGVGQQNLEIRNLTPNTEYIFKVRAVNAQGPGQWSDVCKVTTQDARGKAKGRWGLLRHIQSAFRK, from the exons ATGACTGGTGTGGCGTGTCAATGCTGCCTGACATGTCCATGCTGCCCAGGCTGTCATTGTTTGCCCTGCTGCCCTTGCTGTCCttgctgtccttgctgcacagccTTTGACTCACCAGGATATCATGACAGATATGCAGAAGATGAATGCTGTTTGTGTTGGCGTTTCCTGTGTACTGATGAGCGGAACTGTGACTGTTGCTTCTGCCCGCATGATGAAGATCGACCTTGCCAGTGCTTTCACTGCTCATGCTCAGAGAACCCCAAtttccgctgctgctgctgctcttgtgCTAATAACCCCCACTGCAAGTGCTGTTGCTGTACACGGGAGAATACAGAATGCCAGTGCTATGAAAGCAGGTGTTGCACATATGTTCCTAATCCTTACAGGACTCGACACAGAGATGA ATCCGTATATCccagaaaaagaacaagaagcaACGTATCTGTCATTACTCTGGAGAAGGATGCATCGGGACATGCTTTTATTGACCAGTTGACTTGCCCTCAGTGTAAAGAGCTGTTTCTCCATCCATTTATGTTGCCATGTAATCACTGCCTTTGTGAGAGGTGCATCAAGAGCAGCCAGGAACGCGCTGAGGTCATTGAAAACTTCTTTATCATCACCTGCCCAATCTGCAGCAAGGCACACTGCCTCCCATTTGCTAATAAAATACAGCTGAGGATGAATTACTTAAGAGCCAGACTGGCTAGGAGATACATGCGACGGTATGGTTTCCTAAGATGGAGATTTGACAAAAGCAAAATACCAATCTATTGCCAAGTTTGCATTGAGCGGCGACATGCTGTCAAAAGATGTGTGACGTGTCAACTGAATTACTGTAATGTTTGCTTGCCAGCATACCATCAGGACGTCTCCACTCAAAATCATATCTTTACCAAAGTCAGCCATGAAGTATGggaagaaaaaaactgtttgcTCCACCCTGATTCATTGGTCTCCAGATACTGCCTTGACGACCATGAACTAGTGTGTGACTATTGCAAGGAAGCATGGCACAATGATCACGAAGTAGTTGGATTGCCAGTGGCATGCTCGAAACAATCCGCTGCATTATTCAGTACTATTGCAAAGTTCAAAAAAGGTTCCTGTTTGTATTTCATTCTACTCTTTCTGCTTGACCTGTACTTAG TCCGCTATGTACTAGATAATGATCTCATGGAAATCCTtgtattaaaaaacaattttaagtcctacaaagaagcaaaaagaaaggagatcagggatggtttcttcaagTTACGGAACATACTTTATGAACGAGAGAAAGAGATGATGGAAGCAGTAGAAAACCTTGAGTatcaaaaacagaataaaattataGAATATACAGAATACACAACCAAAAGAATTGCCCAGATGGACAGCCTCATGCAGTATTCCAAGGAAGCTTTGAAGGAAAGCAGCCAAATAGCATTTCTGCAGTCTTCAAATGGCTTGATAAATGAAATAGAAGATATACTTGAAAATGTTTATCAACCGAGCCCATGTCTCAAAGAAGATCCTATTAAACATCTTAAAGTTAACTTTGAAGAACTTTCAGAAACATTTCAAACTCTTTTCCCATCAATTAGAAGGAGAATGGCAGCTGATAAATCAACCAAACGCCCTTACCCTTGCTCTTCTGACATAATGATTCCCAGGTATGTTTCCAGCGCACATGTTCAGAAGTCATTAACACCAACACGAAGTCAGTCTTTATCAACACTAACTTCACTGAGTGAGGAGAACCCAGTGGAAGCTGAAAGACCCAAATCATTGCCTCCTCCTAATTTTAGAGATCGTGGATTATATGCTTTTTGGGATGCATCTTTAGATAGttcaaaaaatgaaagaaactaCCAAACCCACAGTGCATACTTTGGACCAGAATCACTTGAGGAATCAACTACAGTCCCTGGCATTGTTATTATTTATCAAACACTTGTATACCCAACTGCTGCCAAG ATTTACTGGACATGTCCTACAGAAGACGTAGAAAGCTTTGAGATTGCTTATTATATAGTGCTTGAAACAGCAGCTGACAATCTAGTCCGGACCAAGCTAATCGAAGTAATAACAGGGGTTGGACAACAGAATCTGGAGATCCGTAATCTGACACCTAATACAGAATATATCTTTAAAGTTCGGGCTGTCAATGCTCAAGGACCAGGCCAATGGAGTGATGTTTGTAAG GTGACGACACAAGATGCACGAGGAAAAGCCAAAGGCAGATGGGGTTTGCTGCGACATATTCAGTCTGCTTTCCGCAAATAA